A stretch of the Zerene cesonia ecotype Mississippi chromosome 4, Zerene_cesonia_1.1, whole genome shotgun sequence genome encodes the following:
- the LOC119839576 gene encoding uncharacterized protein LOC119839576 isoform X1, translated as MGVFKWLRRERVTVTTSQINPSEAEADEPTNGHIGTIRTEEYKRDLAEFQARRSAGYNELKETPNRKKCGRHSLPVSCTDCAGDPDKTFNYEKKSALKYKKKLHKRARSAQPDDKHDGVPNIQFLFQNQVFMPGNVFKTSFSEPRKRSQCRSPEFLTQKHIDFDDEQPVSPLFLKNNSLPFDVKNFLDSRSDEEEVDGFVDEKANSAESSRTDDTKSDASTFGLPIASSCNLNMTYDRNKKWCLGKWGVVPVQMKTLYGVTMEQVKKKRNMEINILRKCRHPNVILLMGLYPDVQNNVHIVCERTLDTLFSIIHEQGRVLSTQTAVHYALDITSALAFLMMQGYIHTDLNSASIMLTSHDTAKLADLSPCVKVPKIKMTEKDYDAYSPEPLYVNIEDTCKTRTADSEPLLSGRSLGPEGSALKEYKVYMHSARYGWHAPELFQPDDDGLVRPCSKSDVYSLCVVLWECCNAKIPWKGYSYEKLKETYTVWKTGIRLPQDGTYPGCLLALLQRGLTLSREERISLTDLQHTLQSVKNALNEMEYIIIPERLPKKRSDFSSQAWDSTTPSDSDCISPKNIEHDAVIHTRSSTESENKSGSPIYHTIRKTSLPEPYDRVDKCFISNEDLNERLLNKYDNLEKDYSSACSTPISKFRERIKDTPGTLHRSDSTEYCSILSPEARNFALNDNSIKDQSGERPTAKLSRSFTPKSYKPLHIKVPEFNLDSIRDILKDRNANESVSYNFDIKNYSLPSTPIARSTKLRKNAWLSGELSVKDTSSEILKVVCKENGTDHKLNEKPVLSEPASTMVVDKQVQRIESEFVGLQNGGSIGERSRQASESEDTVRDSYTGLKRIPDPPSDFPDPRGPAGSRGPYAVEQEVLASVNVKPLVAIHERWICEANKKTVRSMSLPEDRSSKSRVQAVKPASHCVDTMQKSLPQLYFKPSMAKPYRPPPASPAASWKSGSPWEQFFQTREMSKSFPPRDFEVGIRRDADKSTITDDIIDRQKIDQATDTRSIEEFIRELIRKEFQYLLQDSSDISEASSKKTDDLVNKGVANVLESLKDDSETKIPVKSFSTVKINGNNKPLLQITFSRSGENSLQVLDNCVNVTIAEGNGGKEKLNLSIDDTLTDEIHINALKRCQAFNAIQEAKSTEDLYIDDDISTHMQENFGGKLIPLHGSLHEILCEKKDECCLIKVKQENGCDTIYFKCDSDTESRDAIDGFDPKDTVVFKRSISVIEERIQRVHPKDKRPNPVAALRKLSDRLKSRPKSEIFVQNITKESRILSNSSPCLYSNDKDEVEVNIENVMCYQDSSSDECLKCQAENDDFEIIEREIEEGLASANFNPLSCGCLEKISEENLSVINEEEKN; from the exons ATGGGTGTTTTCAAGTGGTTGCGCCG AGAGCGGGTGACAGTCACGACTAGTCAGATAAATCCATCCGAAGCAGAAGCTGATGAGCCTACAAATGGGCACATAGGCACAATACGCACTGAAGAGTACAAACGGGACTTAGCAGAGTTTCAAGCCAGGCGTTCTGCTGGTTACAACGAACTGAAAGAAACACCAAACAGAAAGAAATGTGGACGACACTCCCTTCCCGTCTCGTGCACAGATTGCGCCGGCGATCCCGACAAAACATTCAACTACGAGAAGAAATCCGCGCTGAAGTACAAAAAGAAATTGCACAAAAGGGCCCGAAGCGCCCAACCCGATGACAAACACGACGGCGTGCCAAACATACAGTTCCTTTTTCAGAATCAGGTATTCATGCCGGGAAATGTGTTCAAAACCTCGTTTTCGGAACCAAGGAAACGTAGCCAGTGCAGGTCGCCAGAGTTTTTGACGCAGAAACACATAGATTTCGATGATGAGCAGCCGGTGTCGCCTCTATTCCTCAAAAACAACTCTCTTCCGTTCGATGTTAAGAATTTTCTGGATTCACGAAGCGATGAAGAGGAAGTTGACGGCTTTGTGGATGAGAAAGCGAATTCCGCTGAATCAAGTAGGACAGATGATACAAag AGCGATGCGAGTACGTTCGGTTTACCGATAGCTAGTTCATGCAACCTCAACATGACGTACGATAGAAACAAGAAGTGGTGTCTCGGTAAATGGGGCGTCGTGCCGGTTCAAATGAAAACTTTGTATGGCGTCACTATGGAACAGGTGAAGAAGAAGCGCAATATGGAGATCAATATTCTAAG AAAATGTCGCCACCCGAACGTAATTCTGCTAATGGGCTTGTATCCGGATGTTCAAAACAACGTGCATATAGTTTGCGAGAGAACTCTTGATACACTCTTCAGTATAATACATGAGcag GGTCGAGTGTTAAGCACGCAAACGGCGGTCCACTACGCGTTAGACATAACTAGCGCCCTGGCGTTTCTCATGATGCAAGGCTACATTCACACTGACCTGAATAGCGCTAGCATAATGCTCACTTCACATGACACGGCGAAACTCGCGGATCTGAGCCCGTGCGTGAAGGTGCCTAAAATTAAGATGACCGAAAAGGACTATGACGCGTATTCGCCTGAACCGTTGTATGTTAATATTGAAG ACACATGCAAAACAAGGACGGCGGATTCAGAGCCCCTGCTGTCCGGGCGCTCCCTAGGGCCCGAGGGCTCCGCGCTGAAGGAGTACAAGGTCTACATGCACTCGGCGCGGTACGGGTGGCACGCACCCGAGCTGTTCCAGCCGGACGACGACGGGCTCGTGAGACCCTGCTCCAAGAGCGACGTGTACTCGCTGTGCGTGGTGCTGTGGGAGTGCTGTAATG CCAAAATCCCATGGAAGGGCTACTCCTACGAGAAGCTCAAAGAAACATACACGGTATGGAAGACAGGTATACGTCTGCCCCAAGATGGGACTTACCCTGGCTGCTTATTAGCTCTACTCCAGAGAGGCCTTACTCTGTCCAGGGAGGAGAGGATCAGTCTGACAGACTTGCAGCATACTCTACAGAGTGTTaag AATGCCCTTAATGAGATggaatacattattataccaGAACGTTTGCCAAAGAAGAGGTCTGACTTTAGTTCCCAAGCATGGGACTCCACCACACCAAGTGATTCCGACTGTATCAGCccaaaaaatattgaacacGACGCAGTCATACACACACGGAGCTCCACGGAAAGTGAAAATAAGAGTGGAAGTCCCATTTACCACACCATTCGCAAAACCTCCCTCCCCGAGCCCTACGATCGTGTCGACAAATGCTTTATATCCAATGAAGACTTAAATGAGCGACTCCTTAACAAATACGATAATTTAGAAAAGGATTATTCAAGTGCGTGCTCCACGCCGATATCAAAATTTCGCGAGCGAATTAAAGACACTCCAGGCACTTTACACAGGAGCGATTCGACGGAGTATTGCAGCATTTTAAGCCCAGAAGCGAGAAATTTCGCCCTTAACGACAATAGCATTAAGGATCAGAGCGGCGAACGACCTACGGCGAAATTGAGCCGTAGCTTCACGCCGAAGTCTTATAAACCCTTACATATTAAAGTGCCGGAATTCAATTTGGACTCTATCCGCGATATACTTAAGGACCGTAATGCAAATGAAAGTGTTTCGTATAACTTTGATATAAAGAACTATAGCTTACCTAGTACGCCTATAGCCCGCAGTACAAAGTTGAGGAAGAATGCCTGGCTGTCGGGAGAGTTGAGTGTGAAGGACACTAGTTcggaaatattaaaagttgtGTGTAAAGAAAACGGAACGGACCATAAATTGAATG aaAAACCTGTGCTAAGCGAACCAGCTAGTACGATGGTAGTTGATAAACAAGTACAAAGAATTGAAAGTGAATTTGTGGGCTTACAAAATGGTGGTAGTATAGGCGAGAGGTCCCGACAGGCATCGGAGAGTGAGGACACAGTGCGTGATAGTTATACCGGATTAAAAAG GATCCCGGATCCGCCATCGGACTTTCCGGATCCACGTGGCCCGGCCGGATCCCGCGGGCCCTACGCGGTGGAACAGGAGGTGCTCGCGAGCGTGAACGTGAAGCCGCTGGTTGCCATACACGAGAGGTGGATCTGCGAGGCGAACAAGAAGACTGTGAGGTCCATGTCGCTGCCTGAGGATAGGAG CAGCAAAAGCCGAGTGCAAGCGGTAAAGCCGGCGTCGCACTGCGTGGACACGATGCAGAAGTCGCTGCCACAACTGTACTTCAAGCCCAGCATGGCCAAGCCTTACCGGCCACCGCCCGCCTCGCCGGCCGCTAGCTGGAAAAGCG GCAGTCCCTGGGAGCAATTCTTTCAAACACGAGAGATGTCCAAAAGCTTTCCACCGAGAGACTTCGAAGTTGGCATTCGACGTGATGCAGACAAatc AACGATAACCGATGACATAATAGACCGTCAAAAGATCGACCAAGCGACGGATACGCGAAGCATCGAAGAATTCATACGAGAATTGATCCGAAAGGAATTCCAATATCTTCTGCAAGATTCGTCCGATATTTCAGAGGCATCTAGCAAGAAAACCGATGATTTAGTCAACAAAGGAGTCGCAAATGTTCTAGAAAGTCTCAAGGACGATAGCGAAACGAAAATTCCAGTAAAATCCTTTTCTACTGTGAAAATCAACGGCAATAACAAACCTCTCCTTCAGATTACCTTCAGTCGGTCTGGAGAGAATAGTTTGCAAGTTTTAGATAATTGTGTTAACGTCACAATCGCTGAGGGAAATGGCGGGaaagagaaattaaatttgtccaTAGACGACACTCTGACCGATGAGATTCACATCAACGCGTTGAAACGGTGCCAAGCCTTCAATGCTATTCAG GAAGCCAAAAGCACAGAAGATTTATACATAGACGACGACATATCAACACACATGCAGGAGAATTTCGGCGGGAAACTGATACCACTGCACGGCTCCTTGCACGAAATACTTTGCGAGAAGAAAGACGAATGTTGCCTCATCAAAGTTAAGCAAGAGAACGGCTGCGACACCATATACTTCAAGTGTGACTCGGACACTGAGTCCAGAGATGCCATCGACGGCTTTGACCCTAAAGATACTGTCGTCTTTAAACGCAGTAT CTCCGTTATAGAAGAACGCATCCAACGCGTCCACCCAAAAGACAAGCGGCCCAACCCCGTCGCAGCGTTGCGCAAACTAAGCGACAGACTGAAATCGCGCCCGAAATCAGAAATATTCGTCCAAAACATTACCAAAGAGTCGCGAATACTCAGCAACAGCAGCCCCTGCTTGTACTCCAACGACAAAGACGAGGTGGAAGTGAATATCGAGAACGTCATGTGCTACCAGGACTCGTCGTCCGATGAGTGCCTCAAATGCCAAGCGGAAAACGACGACTTTGAAATCATCGAACGAGAGATAGAAGAAGGGCTTGCAAGTGCCAACTTTAACCCGCTCTCGTGCGGCTGCCTCGAGAAAATATCTGAGGAAAACCTCTCCGTCATCAACGAAGAGGAAAAGAATTAG
- the LOC119839576 gene encoding uncharacterized protein LOC119839576 isoform X2, with the protein MGVFKWLRRERVTVTTSQINPSEAEADEPTNGHIGTIRTEEYKRDLAEFQARRSAGYNELKETPNRKKCGRHSLPVSCTDCAGDPDKTFNYEKKSALKYKKKLHKRARSAQPDDKHDGVPNIQFLFQNQVFMPGNVFKTSFSEPRKRSQCRSPEFLTQKHIDFDDEQPVSPLFLKNNSLPFDVKNFLDSRSDEEEVDGFVDEKANSAESSRTDDTKSDASTFGLPIASSCNLNMTYDRNKKWCLGKWGVVPVQMKTLYGVTMEQVKKKRNMEINILRKCRHPNVILLMGLYPDVQNNVHIVCERTLDTLFSIIHEQGRVLSTQTAVHYALDITSALAFLMMQGYIHTDLNSASIMLTSHDTAKLADLSPCVKVPKIKMTEKDYDAYSPEPLYVNIEDTCKTRTADSEPLLSGRSLGPEGSALKEYKVYMHSARYGWHAPELFQPDDDGLVRPCSKSDVYSLCVVLWECCNAKIPWKGYSYEKLKETYTVWKTGIRLPQDGTYPGCLLALLQRGLTLSREERISLTDLQHTLQSVKNALNEMEYIIIPERLPKKRSDFSSQAWDSTTPSDSDCISPKNIEHDAVIHTRSSTESENKSGSPIYHTIRKTSLPEPYDRVDKCFISNEDLNERLLNKYDNLEKDYSSACSTPISKFRERIKDTPGTLHRSDSTEYCSILSPEARNFALNDNSIKDQSGERPTAKLSRSFTPKSYKPLHIKVPEFNLDSIRDILKDRNANESVSYNFDIKNYSLPSTPIARSTKLRKNAWLSGELSVKDTSSEILKVVCKENGTDHKLNEKPVLSEPASTMVVDKQVQRIESEFVGLQNGGSIGERSRQASESEDTVRDSYTGLKRIPDPPSDFPDPRGPAGSRGPYAVEQEVLASVNVKPLVAIHERWICEANKKTVRSMSLPEDRSSKSRVQAVKPASHCVDTMQKSLPQLYFKPSMAKPYRPPPASPAASWKSGSPWEQFFQTREMSKSFPPRDFEVGIRRDADKSTITDDIIDRQKIDQATDTRSIEEFIRELIRKEFQYLLQDSSDISEASSKKTDDLVNKGVANVLESLKDDSETKIPVKSFSTVKINGNNKPLLQITFSRSGENSLQVLDNCVNVTIAEGNGGKEKLNLSIDDTLTDEIHINALKRCQAFNAIQEAKSTEDLYIDDDISTHMQENFGGKLIPLHGSLHEILCEKKDECCLIKVKQENGCDTIYFKCDSDTESRDAIDGFDPKDTVVFKRSISVIEERIQRVHPKDKRPNPVAALRKLSDRLKSRPKSEIFVQNITKESRILSNSSPCLYSNDKDEVEVNIENVMCYQDSSSDECLKCQAENDDFEIIEREIEEGLASANFNPLSCGCLEKISEENLSVINEEEKN; encoded by the exons ATGGGTGTTTTCAAGTGGTTGCGCCG AGAGCGGGTGACAGTCACGACTAGTCAGATAAATCCATCCGAAGCAGAAGCTGATGAGCCTACAAATGGGCACATAGGCACAATACGCACTGAAGAGTACAAACGGGACTTAGCAGAGTTTCAAGCCAGGCGTTCTGCTGGTTACAACGAACTGAAAGAAACACCAAACAGAAAGAAATGTGGACGACACTCCCTTCCCGTCTCGTGCACAGATTGCGCCGGCGATCCCGACAAAACATTCAACTACGAGAAGAAATCCGCGCTGAAGTACAAAAAGAAATTGCACAAAAGGGCCCGAAGCGCCCAACCCGATGACAAACACGACGGCGTGCCAAACATACAGTTCCTTTTTCAGAATCAGGTATTCATGCCGGGAAATGTGTTCAAAACCTCGTTTTCGGAACCAAGGAAACGTAGCCAGTGCAGGTCGCCAGAGTTTTTGACGCAGAAACACATAGATTTCGATGATGAGCAGCCGGTGTCGCCTCTATTCCTCAAAAACAACTCTCTTCCGTTCGATGTTAAGAATTTTCTGGATTCACGAAGCGATGAAGAGGAAGTTGACGGCTTTGTGGATGAGAAAGCGAATTCCGCTGAATCAAGTAGGACAGATGATACAAag AGCGATGCGAGTACGTTCGGTTTACCGATAGCTAGTTCATGCAACCTCAACATGACGTACGATAGAAACAAGAAGTGGTGTCTCGGTAAATGGGGCGTCGTGCCGGTTCAAATGAAAACTTTGTATGGCGTCACTATGGAACAGGTGAAGAAGAAGCGCAATATGGAGATCAATATTCTAAG AAAATGTCGCCACCCGAACGTAATTCTGCTAATGGGCTTGTATCCGGATGTTCAAAACAACGTGCATATAGTTTGCGAGAGAACTCTTGATACACTCTTCAGTATAATACATGAGcag GGTCGAGTGTTAAGCACGCAAACGGCGGTCCACTACGCGTTAGACATAACTAGCGCCCTGGCGTTTCTCATGATGCAAGGCTACATTCACACTGACCTGAATAGCGCTAGCATAATGCTCACTTCACATGACACGGCGAAACTCGCGGATCTGAGCCCGTGCGTGAAGGTGCCTAAAATTAAGATGACCGAAAAGGACTATGACGCGTATTCGCCTGAACCGTTGTATGTTAATATTGAAG ACACATGCAAAACAAGGACGGCGGATTCAGAGCCCCTGCTGTCCGGGCGCTCCCTAGGGCCCGAGGGCTCCGCGCTGAAGGAGTACAAGGTCTACATGCACTCGGCGCGGTACGGGTGGCACGCACCCGAGCTGTTCCAGCCGGACGACGACGGGCTCGTGAGACCCTGCTCCAAGAGCGACGTGTACTCGCTGTGCGTGGTGCTGTGGGAGTGCTGTAATG CCAAAATCCCATGGAAGGGCTACTCCTACGAGAAGCTCAAAGAAACATACACGGTATGGAAGACAGGTATACGTCTGCCCCAAGATGGGACTTACCCTGGCTGCTTATTAGCTCTACTCCAGAGAGGCCTTACTCTGTCCAGGGAGGAGAGGATCAGTCTGACAGACTTGCAGCATACTCTACAGAGTGTTaag AATGCCCTTAATGAGATggaatacattattataccaGAACGTTTGCCAAAGAAGAGGTCTGACTTTAGTTCCCAAGCATGGGACTCCACCACACCAAGTGATTCCGACTGTATCAGCccaaaaaatattgaacacGACGCAGTCATACACACACGGAGCTCCACGGAAAGTGAAAATAAGAGTGGAAGTCCCATTTACCACACCATTCGCAAAACCTCCCTCCCCGAGCCCTACGATCGTGTCGACAAATGCTTTATATCCAATGAAGACTTAAATGAGCGACTCCTTAACAAATACGATAATTTAGAAAAGGATTATTCAAGTGCGTGCTCCACGCCGATATCAAAATTTCGCGAGCGAATTAAAGACACTCCAGGCACTTTACACAGGAGCGATTCGACGGAGTATTGCAGCATTTTAAGCCCAGAAGCGAGAAATTTCGCCCTTAACGACAATAGCATTAAGGATCAGAGCGGCGAACGACCTACGGCGAAATTGAGCCGTAGCTTCACGCCGAAGTCTTATAAACCCTTACATATTAAAGTGCCGGAATTCAATTTGGACTCTATCCGCGATATACTTAAGGACCGTAATGCAAATGAAAGTGTTTCGTATAACTTTGATATAAAGAACTATAGCTTACCTAGTACGCCTATAGCCCGCAGTACAAAGTTGAGGAAGAATGCCTGGCTGTCGGGAGAGTTGAGTGTGAAGGACACTAGTTcggaaatattaaaagttgtGTGTAAAGAAAACGGAACGGACCATAAATTGAATG aaAAACCTGTGCTAAGCGAACCAGCTAGTACGATGGTAGTTGATAAACAAGTACAAAGAATTGAAAGTGAATTTGTGGGCTTACAAAATGGTGGTAGTATAGGCGAGAGGTCCCGACAGGCATCGGAGAGTGAGGACACAGTGCGTGATAGTTATACCGGATTAAAAAG GATCCCGGATCCGCCATCGGACTTTCCGGATCCACGTGGCCCGGCCGGATCCCGCGGGCCCTACGCGGTGGAACAGGAGGTGCTCGCGAGCGTGAACGTGAAGCCGCTGGTTGCCATACACGAGAGGTGGATCTGCGAGGCGAACAAGAAGACTGTGAGGTCCATGTCGCTGCCTGAGGATAGGAG CAGCAAAAGCCGAGTGCAAGCGGTAAAGCCGGCGTCGCACTGCGTGGACACGATGCAGAAGTCGCTGCCACAACTGTACTTCAAGCCCAGCATGGCCAAGCCTTACCGGCCACCGCCCGCCTCGCCGGCCGCTAGCTGGAAAAGCG GCAGTCCCTGGGAGCAATTCTTTCAAACACGAGAGATGTCCAAAAGCTTTCCACCGAGAGACTTCGAAGTTGGCATTCGACGTGATGCAGACAAatc AACGATAACCGATGACATAATAGACCGTCAAAAGATCGACCAAGCGACGGATACGCGAAGCATCGAAGAATTCATACGAGAATTGATCCGAAAGGAATTCCAATATCTTCTGCAAGATTCGTCCGATATTTCAGAGGCATCTAGCAAGAAAACCGATGATTTAGTCAACAAAGGAGTCGCAAATGTTCTAGAAAGTCTCAAGGACGATAGCGAAACGAAAATTCCAGTAAAATCCTTTTCTACTGTGAAAATCAACGGCAATAACAAACCTCTCCTTCAGATTACCTTCAGTCGGTCTGGAGAGAATAGTTTGCAAGTTTTAGATAATTGTGTTAACGTCACAATCGCTGAGGGAAATGGCGGGaaagagaaattaaatttgtccaTAGACGACACTCTGACCGATGAGATTCACATCAACGCGTTGAAACGGTGCCAAGCCTTCAATGCTATTCAG GAAGCCAAAAGCACAGAAGATTTATACATAGACGACGACATATCAACACACATGCAGGAGAATTTCGGCGGGAAACTGATACCACTGCACGGCTCCTTGCACGAAATACTTTGCGAGAAGAAAGACGAATGTTGCCTCATCAAAGTTAAGCAAGAGAACGGCTGCGACACCATATACTTCAAGTGTGACTCGGACACTGAGTCCAGAGATGCCATCGACGGCTTTGACCCTAAAGATACTGTCGTCT TTAAACGCAGTATCTCCGTTATAGAAGAACGCATCCAACGCGTCCACCCAAAAGACAAGCGGCCCAACCCCGTCGCAGCGTTGCGCAAACTAAGCGACAGACTGAAATCGCGCCCGAAATCAGAAATATTCGTCCAAAACATTACCAAAGAGTCGCGAATACTCAGCAACAGCAGCCCCTGCTTGTACTCCAACGACAAAGACGAGGTGGAAGTGAATATCGAGAACGTCATGTGCTACCAGGACTCGTCGTCCGATGAGTGCCTCAAATGCCAAGCGGAAAACGACGACTTTGAAATCATCGAACGAGAGATAGAAGAAGGGCTTGCAAGTGCCAACTTTAACCCGCTCTCGTGCGGCTGCCTCGAGAAAATATCTGAGGAAAACCTCTCCGTCATCAACGAAGAGGAAAAGAATTAG